A stretch of DNA from Candidatus Krumholzibacteriia bacterium:
TCATCGACACCCCGGGGCACGTGGACTTCACCGTCGAGGTGGAGCGCAGCTTGCGAGTGCTGGACGGGGCGGTGGCGCTCTTCTGCGCCGTCGGCGGCGTCGAGCCGCAGTCCGAAACGGTGTGGCGCCAGGCCAACAAGTACAAGGTGCCCCGCATCGCCTTCGTCAACAAGATGGACCGTGTCGGCGCCAGCTTCATGGGCGTGGTCAAGCACATCCGGGAGCGCCTGAAGGCGCGAGCGCTGCCGGTGCAGATGCCCATCGGCGAGGGCGAGCTCTTCACCGGGATCGTGGACCTGCTCACCATGCGCGCCCGTTTCTACAACGAAGAGACCCTGGGCACGACCTTCACCGAAGCCGCCATCCCCGATGACCTGCTGGACCAAGCCAAGAAGCTGCACGTCGAGCTGATCGAAGCGGTGGCCGACCACGACGACGAGGTGGCGGAGCGCTACCTCTTCGAGCACGACGTGCCCGGCGAGCTGATCATGCGGGCGCTGCGCAAGTCCACCATCGACTCCAGCGTGGTGCCGGTGCTCTGCGGCTCGGCCTTCAAGAACAAGGGCGTGCAGCGCCTCCTGGACGCGGTGGTGGATTTCCTCCCGAGCCCGATGGACCTGCCGGAGGTGCAGGGCATGGACCTGCGGGACGACACGCCGGTGAAGCGGCCGCCGCGGGACGACGCACCCTTCAGCGCCCTGGCCTTCAAGGTGGCGAACGACCCCTACGTGGGGCAGCTCACCTTCTTACGGGTCTACTCGGGGACGCTGAACGCGGGCTCGCACGTGCTGAACGCCACCGAGGAGAAGCGCGTGCGCGTGTCGCGCCTGCTGCGCATGCACGCCAACAAGCGCGAGGAAATCGACGCCGCCTACGCCGGGGACATCGTCGCCGCCGTGGGCCTGAAGAACACCCGCACCGGCCACACTCTCTGCGACGAGGACAACCCGGTGCGGCTGGAGTCGATGTCCTTCCCCGAGCCGGTCATCTCGGTCGCCATCGAGCCCAAGACACGGGCCGACCAGGACAAGCTCGCCCTCTCGCTCACCAAGCTGGCCGAGGAAGACCCGACCTTCCGGGTGCGCACGGACGCCGAGACCGGACAGACGCTCATCTCCGGCATGGGGGAGCTGCACCTCGAGATCATCGTCGACCGCATGATGCGGGAGTTCAAAGTGAACGCCAACGTCGGCCGGCCGCAGGTGGCATACCGCGAGACGGTCCAGAGCCACTCCGAGGCCGAAGGCCGCTTCATCCGCCAGTCCGGCGGCCGCGGCCAGTACGGTCACGTGAAGATCAGCCTGGAGCCGCAGAAGGAGACCAACGGGCTCGTCTTCGTGAACAAGATCATCGGCGGCGTCATCCCGCGGGAATACATCCCCGCCGCGCACAAGGGCATGGAAGAAGCGATGCAGAACGGCCCGCTCGCCGGCTATCCCCTGGTGGGGATCAAGGTCACCCTCCACGACGGCAGCTATCACGAGGTGGACTCGTCGGAAATGGCGTTCAAGATCGCCGGCTCGATGGCGCTGCAGGAAGCGGTGAAGAAGGCCAAGCCCATCCTCCTCGAGCCCATCATGGAGGTCGAGGTCGTGGTGGCCGGCGACTACATGGGCGACGTCATCGGCGATCTCAACTCCCGGCGCGGCAAGATCTCCGGCATGACCCAGCGCCCGGACGCCCAGGTGGTCACGGCCACGGTGCCGTTGGCGGAAATGTTCGGCTACGCGACGCGGTTGCGGTCGCTCACCCAGGGACGCGCGGTCTACACGATGCAGTTCGGGTCCTACGAGCCTGTGCCCGCCAGTGTGCTGGAAGAAGTGGTTTCACGCGCCGTGGGCCGCTAGCCCCGGTCGAGGCTTGGGGCTGCCGGCGGCGGCCCAGTGAATGGAGGTACTGGAAATGGCGCGTCAGAAGTTCGAGCGGACGAAGCCGCACGTGAACGTGGGGACGATTGGACACATCGACCACGGGAAGACGACGCTGACGTCGGCGATCACGCGGGTGCTGGCGGCGAAGGGATTGGCGGACTACATGCCGTT
This window harbors:
- the fusA gene encoding elongation factor G; its protein translation is MARELELQKYRNIGIMAHIDAGKTTTTERILYYTGRTHRLGEVHEGAATMDWMEQEKERGITITSAATTTQWRDHRINIIDTPGHVDFTVEVERSLRVLDGAVALFCAVGGVEPQSETVWRQANKYKVPRIAFVNKMDRVGASFMGVVKHIRERLKARALPVQMPIGEGELFTGIVDLLTMRARFYNEETLGTTFTEAAIPDDLLDQAKKLHVELIEAVADHDDEVAERYLFEHDVPGELIMRALRKSTIDSSVVPVLCGSAFKNKGVQRLLDAVVDFLPSPMDLPEVQGMDLRDDTPVKRPPRDDAPFSALAFKVANDPYVGQLTFLRVYSGTLNAGSHVLNATEEKRVRVSRLLRMHANKREEIDAAYAGDIVAAVGLKNTRTGHTLCDEDNPVRLESMSFPEPVISVAIEPKTRADQDKLALSLTKLAEEDPTFRVRTDAETGQTLISGMGELHLEIIVDRMMREFKVNANVGRPQVAYRETVQSHSEAEGRFIRQSGGRGQYGHVKISLEPQKETNGLVFVNKIIGGVIPREYIPAAHKGMEEAMQNGPLAGYPLVGIKVTLHDGSYHEVDSSEMAFKIAGSMALQEAVKKAKPILLEPIMEVEVVVAGDYMGDVIGDLNSRRGKISGMTQRPDAQVVTATVPLAEMFGYATRLRSLTQGRAVYTMQFGSYEPVPASVLEEVVSRAVGR
- a CDS encoding GTP-binding protein; amino-acid sequence: MARQKFERTKPHVNVGTIGHIDHGKTTLTSAITRVLAAKGLADYMP